One window from the genome of Xenorhabdus bovienii SS-2004 encodes:
- a CDS encoding IS982 family transposase — protein sequence MHNLVDLFCHVDDFCKLFMPQWQKYLIESGQCQRLRPTRMTTSEIMTIIIAFHMSHQRDFKHFYIGFMTVYHKKDFPSLLSYTRFLEVMPTVLAPLSSFFTHLKGQPTGLEFIDSTRIKVCHNLRIPRHQVFKGAAARGKGTMGWFYGFKLHIIVNHLGEIVATKLTSANVDDRTPVKALSKGLLDKLYADKGYISKALTEELEMEGITLVTGQRKNMKPKLLAAWDRAMLAKRFIIETINDQLKNITQIEHSRHRSLHGFMLNLLGGLIAYCLKPKKPSLNLSNTEKTGLQVMA from the coding sequence ATGCATAATTTAGTTGACTTATTTTGTCATGTCGATGATTTTTGCAAATTGTTCATGCCTCAATGGCAAAAATATCTGATTGAAAGTGGTCAATGCCAGCGGTTACGCCCAACAAGAATGACAACCAGTGAAATCATGACGATTATCATTGCCTTCCATATGTCCCATCAGCGTGATTTTAAACATTTTTATATTGGGTTCATGACGGTATACCACAAAAAAGACTTTCCCTCATTATTGAGCTACACACGTTTTCTTGAGGTCATGCCGACGGTTTTGGCTCCATTAAGCTCCTTCTTTACCCACCTAAAAGGCCAGCCAACAGGCCTCGAATTCATTGATTCAACCCGCATTAAAGTGTGCCATAACCTGCGAATACCACGGCATCAAGTTTTTAAAGGGGCAGCAGCTAGAGGGAAAGGAACAATGGGATGGTTCTACGGATTTAAGCTACACATTATCGTTAACCATCTTGGTGAGATTGTCGCCACGAAGCTCACGTCAGCTAATGTTGATGATAGAACCCCAGTTAAGGCGCTTTCCAAGGGGCTTTTAGATAAACTCTATGCAGACAAAGGTTATATAAGCAAAGCCTTAACGGAAGAGTTAGAAATGGAAGGCATCACATTGGTCACAGGGCAACGCAAAAATATGAAACCCAAATTATTAGCGGCTTGGGATAGAGCGATGCTCGCTAAGCGATTCATTATTGAGACTATTAATGACCAACTGAAAAATATCACTCAGATTGAGCATTCTCGCCATCGGAGCTTACATGGCTTCATGTTGAATTTGCTGGGCGGTTTGATTGCCTATTGTTTGAAGCCAAAAAAGCCATCACTGAATCTCTCAAATACCGAGAAAACAGGACTTCAAGTAATGGCTTAA
- a CDS encoding IS3 family transposase: MQSHFPFANICRVMKVSRSTFYAWQAKPVRLLSDEQQALNRKATALFKESRESLGYRMLAKKLRKEGLTISDYRTRELMNQRGLSVRQRQRYRAPRKDKAISTACNLLNRNFNPLAPNEVWAGDITYLKTPEGWLSLAIVMDLYSRRTVGWQISTEIDTTLISQALMNAYYLT; encoded by the coding sequence ATGCAGAGCCATTTCCCATTTGCCAATATATGTCGCGTGATGAAAGTCAGTCGTTCCACGTTTTATGCCTGGCAGGCAAAACCCGTTCGGTTACTTTCTGATGAGCAACAAGCATTAAACCGAAAAGCGACGGCGCTCTTTAAAGAAAGCCGGGAAAGTTTAGGCTATCGGATGTTGGCGAAAAAATTACGCAAAGAAGGCCTTACCATCAGTGACTATCGGACCCGAGAGCTTATGAATCAGCGCGGATTATCCGTCAGACAGCGGCAGCGCTACCGGGCTCCGCGCAAAGATAAAGCGATATCAACAGCCTGTAATCTACTTAACCGGAACTTTAATCCGTTGGCGCCGAATGAAGTTTGGGCTGGAGATATCACCTATTTGAAGACGCCCGAAGGTTGGTTATCTCTAGCTATTGTGATGGATTTGTACTCACGTCGGACAGTGGGATGGCAGATCTCAACGGAAATAGATACGACCTTAATCAGCCAGGCTTTAATGAATGCGTATTACTTAACCTGA
- a CDS encoding transposase, with amino-acid sequence MVVEQSYTVPQAAETLGIPTKLLYTWRKHDVEQSKPSALTPDERQELLQLRKENKQLKMEKEILKKASAFFAGELL; translated from the coding sequence CTGGTTGTTGAACAGAGCTATACAGTCCCACAGGCAGCTGAAACCTTAGGTATTCCAACAAAACTCCTGTATACGTGGCGGAAACATGATGTTGAGCAATCTAAACCCAGTGCTTTAACCCCCGATGAGCGACAGGAGTTGTTGCAGCTTCGTAAAGAAAATAAACAGCTGAAAATGGAGAAGGAGATCTTAAAGAAGGCGAGCGCCTTCTTTGCGGGAGAACTGCTGTAA
- the gmhB gene encoding D-glycero-beta-D-manno-heptose 1,7-bisphosphate 7-phosphatase — translation MTQSIPAVFLDRDGTINIDHGYVHEIDNFQFIDGTIEAMLELKKMGYALVLVTNQSGIAREMFTEDQFLQLTEWMDWSLADRGVDLDGIYYCPHYPEGSADAYKKNCHCRKPQPGMLLDAQKELSIDMSASYMVGDKIEDMLAANAANVGTKVLVRTGKAVTEAVEQAADLVINSLIDLPNAIKNRQK, via the coding sequence GTGACTCAAAGTATTCCCGCTGTATTTTTGGATCGTGACGGCACGATTAACATCGATCATGGTTATGTTCATGAAATAGACAATTTTCAATTTATTGATGGCACGATTGAAGCCATGCTCGAATTGAAAAAAATGGGTTACGCACTGGTATTGGTAACTAATCAGTCTGGTATTGCTCGAGAAATGTTTACAGAAGATCAATTTTTGCAGTTAACAGAATGGATGGATTGGTCTCTGGCAGACCGAGGTGTCGATCTTGATGGCATCTATTATTGCCCGCATTATCCCGAAGGGAGTGCTGACGCATATAAGAAGAACTGTCATTGCCGCAAACCGCAACCGGGTATGTTATTGGATGCACAGAAAGAATTAAGCATCGATATGTCAGCTTCTTATATGGTGGGAGATAAAATAGAAGACATGCTGGCAGCAAATGCAGCGAATGTAGGAACAAAAGTGCTAGTTCGTACTGGAAAAGCGGTAACAGAAGCAGTAGAACAGGCTGCTGATCTGGTTATTAATAGCCTTATAGATCTTCCAAATGCGATAAAAAATAGGCAAAAATAG
- a CDS encoding IS110 family transposase: MQNVTLIGIDLGKHSFHVHCQDKSGKALLRKKFTRARLMEFLAGSPSATVVMEACAGAHFMARRIAAFGHEAKLISPQFVRPFVKSNKNDFVDAEAICEAASRPSMRFVQPRTEAQQAMRALHRVRESLVRDRVKTTNQMHAFLLEFGISMPIGTAVIKRLSTVLAENELPPYLAQLLMRLHAHYLYLVEQLTELETALEQELRRDETGQRLQTIPGVGPITASVLSSQLGDGKQYGCSRDFAASTGLVPRQYSTGGKNTLLGISKRGDKNLRRLLVQCARVFIQRIDYQSGRLAEWVKAQLERKHSNVVACALANKLARIAWAITTRQTVFER, from the coding sequence ATGCAAAACGTTACGCTTATTGGTATTGATCTCGGCAAACATTCTTTCCACGTTCACTGTCAGGACAAATCAGGAAAGGCCCTGCTGCGTAAAAAATTTACCCGCGCCAGACTGATGGAGTTTTTAGCGGGATCGCCATCAGCGACTGTTGTAATGGAAGCCTGCGCCGGTGCTCACTTTATGGCTCGCCGGATCGCTGCTTTTGGTCACGAAGCGAAGCTGATTTCTCCACAATTTGTTCGTCCTTTTGTAAAGAGCAACAAGAACGATTTTGTGGATGCTGAAGCCATATGCGAAGCTGCATCTCGTCCCTCCATGCGATTTGTGCAACCACGAACAGAGGCGCAACAAGCTATGCGCGCCCTGCATCGGGTCAGAGAATCACTGGTCAGAGACAGGGTTAAAACCACTAATCAGATGCACGCTTTTTTACTGGAATTTGGCATCAGTATGCCGATCGGAACCGCCGTGATAAAAAGACTTTCAACCGTCTTGGCAGAGAACGAACTTCCTCCCTATCTGGCACAGTTGCTGATGCGCTTACATGCCCATTATCTTTATCTTGTCGAACAGCTCACCGAGCTTGAGACGGCACTGGAGCAGGAGCTGAGACGTGATGAAACAGGACAGCGTCTTCAGACAATACCGGGCGTGGGTCCGATAACTGCCAGCGTCTTATCATCGCAGCTGGGCGATGGTAAGCAGTATGGCTGTAGCCGGGATTTTGCTGCTTCAACCGGTCTGGTACCACGCCAGTACAGCACGGGTGGCAAAAATACGCTTTTAGGGATAAGTAAACGCGGAGACAAAAATCTGCGACGGTTACTTGTCCAGTGCGCCAGAGTCTTTATCCAGAGAATCGATTATCAGTCAGGAAGGCTGGCTGAATGGGTAAAGGCTCAGCTTGAGCGAAAACACTCAAATGTTGTGGCCTGTGCGCTGGCCAACAAATTAGCCCGGATAGCCTGGGCAATCACAACACGGCAAACTGTGTTCGAAAGGTAA
- a CDS encoding IS110 family transposase: MQNVTLIGIDLGKHSFHVHCQDKSGKALLRKKFTRARLMEFLAGSPSATVVMEACAGAHFMARRIAAFGHEAKLISPQFVRPFVKSNKNDFVDAEAICEAASRPSMRFVQPRTEAQQAMRALHRVRESLVRDRVKTTNQMHAFLLEFGISMPIGTAVIKRLSTVLAENELPPYLAQLLMRLHAHYLYLVEQLTELETALEQELRRDETGQRLQTIPGVGPITASVLSSQLGDGKQYGCSRDFAASTGLVPRQYSTGGKNTLLGISKRGDKNLRRLLVQCARVFIQRIDYQSGRLAEWVKAQLERKHSNVVACALANKLARIAWAITTRQTVFER, from the coding sequence ATGCAAAACGTTACGCTTATTGGTATTGATCTCGGCAAACATTCTTTCCACGTTCACTGTCAGGACAAATCAGGAAAGGCCCTGCTGCGTAAAAAATTTACCCGCGCCAGACTGATGGAGTTTTTAGCGGGATCGCCATCAGCGACTGTTGTAATGGAAGCCTGCGCCGGTGCTCACTTTATGGCTCGCCGGATCGCTGCTTTTGGTCACGAAGCGAAGCTGATTTCTCCACAATTTGTTCGTCCTTTTGTAAAGAGCAACAAGAACGATTTTGTGGATGCTGAAGCCATATGCGAAGCTGCATCTCGTCCCTCCATGCGATTTGTGCAACCACGAACAGAGGCGCAACAAGCTATGCGCGCCCTGCATCGGGTCAGAGAATCACTGGTCAGAGACAGGGTTAAAACCACTAATCAGATGCACGCTTTTTTACTGGAATTTGGCATCAGTATGCCGATCGGAACCGCCGTGATAAAAAGACTTTCAACCGTCTTGGCAGAGAACGAACTTCCTCCCTATCTGGCACAGTTGCTGATGCGTTTACATGCCCATTATCTTTATCTTGTCGAACAGCTCACCGAGCTTGAGACGGCACTGGAGCAGGAGCTGAGACGTGATGAAACAGGACAGCGTCTTCAGACAATACCGGGCGTGGGTCCGATAACTGCCAGCGTCTTATCATCGCAGCTGGGCGATGGTAAGCAGTATGGCTGTAGCCGGGATTTTGCTGCTTCAACCGGTCTGGTACCACGCCAGTACAGCACGGGTGGCAAAAATACGCTTTTAGGGATAAGTAAACGCGGAGACAAAAATCTGCGACGGTTACTTGTCCAGTGCGCCAGAGTCTTTATCCAGAGAATCGATTATCAGTCAGGAAGGCTGGCTGAATGGGTAAAGGCTCAGCTTGAGCGAAAACACTCAAATGTTGTGGCCTGTGCGCTGGCCAACAAATTAGCCCGGATAGCCTGGGCAATCACAACACGGCAAACTGTGTTCGAAAGGTAA
- a CDS encoding PhzF family phenazine biosynthesis protein: MHSYPIYHVDAFTEKSFSGNPAAVVLLDKWLTDEALIAIAAEINLSETAFLVGNQLRWFTPKVEVNLCGHGTLATAFVLIEHQSCQDNPITFTSLSGELRVSHQEGIFTLDFAAADCHEEKTLVSIMQDALGQNINEVFASHDRYICVMDSADQVLNTQPDFNKIAALPLAGLTITAPGESPVDFVSRYFAPAKGVNEDPVTGSTHCVLTPFWGKRLNKSTLHARQLSERGGDILCKTDGNRVYLTGKAKLFSHGQILLEDQ; encoded by the coding sequence ATGCATTCATACCCTATTTATCATGTCGATGCTTTCACGGAAAAATCCTTTTCTGGCAACCCTGCCGCTGTTGTTTTGCTGGATAAATGGCTGACAGATGAAGCGTTGATTGCCATTGCCGCAGAAATTAATCTTTCAGAGACCGCCTTTCTGGTAGGAAATCAATTACGTTGGTTTACACCTAAAGTTGAAGTGAATTTATGTGGGCATGGGACGCTGGCAACCGCTTTCGTCCTCATCGAACACCAATCTTGCCAAGATAACCCGATTACGTTCACAAGCCTTTCCGGTGAGCTTCGTGTATCTCATCAAGAGGGTATTTTCACATTGGATTTTGCCGCTGCTGATTGTCACGAAGAAAAAACGCTCGTTTCTATTATGCAGGACGCTCTGGGGCAAAATATCAACGAAGTGTTCGCCTCACATGATCGCTATATTTGCGTGATGGACTCTGCTGATCAAGTTCTCAATACTCAACCTGACTTCAATAAAATCGCTGCTCTTCCCTTAGCTGGGCTTACCATTACCGCTCCCGGTGAATCACCTGTTGATTTTGTTTCACGTTATTTTGCTCCAGCAAAAGGTGTCAACGAAGATCCTGTGACGGGTTCAACCCACTGTGTTCTCACGCCATTCTGGGGAAAAAGGCTCAATAAATCAACACTCCATGCACGGCAACTCTCCGAACGAGGAGGCGATATATTATGTAAAACAGACGGCAATCGTGTTTATTTGACTGGAAAAGCAAAACTCTTTTCCCATGGACAAATATTGCTTGAAGACCAGTGA
- the lldD gene encoding FMN-dependent L-lactate dehydrogenase LldD: MIISASTDYRTAAQAKLPPFLFHYIDGGAYAEHTLKRNTEDLSNIELRQRVLKNMSELNLETRLFGEKMAMPVALAPVGLSGMYARRGEVQAARAAAKKGIPFTLSTVSVCPIEEVASAIDRPIWFQLYVLKDRGFMHNVLERAQAAGVKNLVFTVDMPIPGARYRDAHSGMSGPNASMRQILQAITHPQWAWDVGLMGKPHDLGNISAYRGIPTKLKDYIGWLGNNFDPSISWKDLEWIRDFWKGPMILKGILDPEDAKDAVRFGADGIVVSNHGGRQLDGVLSTARALPAIADAVKNDITILTDSGIRTGLDVVRMLALGADSVLLGRAFVYALAAAGEAGVSNLLDLIDKEMRVAMTLTGAKSIAEINSNLLVGKQG; the protein is encoded by the coding sequence ATGATTATTTCCGCTTCAACGGATTATCGGACAGCAGCACAGGCCAAATTACCGCCTTTTCTGTTTCACTATATTGATGGCGGAGCTTATGCAGAGCATACCCTTAAACGTAATACCGAAGATTTATCTAACATTGAGTTGCGCCAGCGTGTATTGAAAAATATGTCTGAACTGAACCTGGAAACCCGTTTATTTGGGGAAAAAATGGCAATGCCCGTGGCGTTAGCTCCTGTGGGTTTGTCCGGTATGTATGCACGTCGTGGTGAAGTGCAGGCAGCACGGGCTGCGGCCAAAAAAGGAATTCCATTTACTTTATCTACTGTATCGGTATGCCCGATTGAAGAAGTGGCTTCAGCTATTGACCGTCCAATATGGTTTCAGCTTTATGTACTGAAAGATCGTGGTTTTATGCACAATGTACTGGAGAGGGCGCAGGCGGCGGGAGTTAAAAATCTGGTGTTTACCGTTGATATGCCAATTCCTGGAGCGCGCTATCGTGATGCACACTCTGGCATGAGTGGCCCGAATGCTTCCATGAGACAAATTTTGCAAGCGATAACTCATCCTCAATGGGCATGGGATGTGGGACTAATGGGCAAACCGCATGACCTCGGCAATATTTCCGCATACCGTGGTATACCAACCAAGTTGAAAGATTACATTGGCTGGTTGGGAAATAATTTTGATCCGTCAATATCCTGGAAAGACTTGGAATGGATCCGCGATTTCTGGAAAGGGCCAATGATTCTTAAAGGTATTCTTGATCCAGAAGATGCCAAAGATGCTGTGCGTTTTGGTGCTGATGGGATTGTAGTTTCCAATCATGGGGGACGCCAGCTTGATGGTGTTTTATCAACGGCGCGTGCTTTGCCTGCGATTGCAGATGCTGTCAAGAATGACATCACCATTCTGACTGATTCTGGTATCCGTACTGGATTAGATGTGGTGAGAATGCTTGCTTTGGGGGCGGATAGTGTCTTGTTGGGGCGCGCTTTTGTTTATGCACTGGCAGCAGCAGGGGAAGCCGGTGTTTCCAATCTGCTGGATCTGATTGATAAAGAGATGCGAGTAGCAATGACATTGACAGGTGCGAAGTCAATCGCAGAGATTAATTCAAATCTGTTGGTAGGCAAGCAAGGTTAA
- a CDS encoding polysaccharide lyase, whose protein sequence is MFIWLPGLAGGDRPLGCIDNGDFDGFSSRLMWRERGELKGYLYYPEKESRCGDYFKFDITLNK, encoded by the coding sequence ATGTTTATATGGTTGCCGGGGCTAGCAGGTGGTGATCGCCCGTTAGGGTGCATAGATAATGGCGATTTTGATGGATTTAGTAGTCGCTTAATGTGGCGAGAGAGAGGAGAGTTGAAGGGATATCTCTATTATCCTGAGAAAGAATCACGGTGCGGTGATTATTTTAAATTTGATATCACGTTAAATAAATGA
- a CDS encoding RBBP9/YdeN family alpha/beta hydrolase has product MTQQMISSSDLFFGKKIIIVHGYSASPSSHWFPWLKEVLTEQGAEVMVPAMPESLAPIPEMWAKMLTDVIPKADDDTIFIGHSLGCVTLLRHLEAISSTADRIGGYILVSGFDSPLESLPKLNIFTAEPLSYAFLREVTEHRISIISSNDYIVSPQSSHALANSLQTKIINVDNAGHFLDREGFTRLLPVYDALKTIVSG; this is encoded by the coding sequence ATGACACAACAAATGATAAGTAGTAGCGACCTATTTTTTGGCAAAAAGATTATTATTGTGCATGGATATAGTGCCTCACCTTCATCACATTGGTTCCCTTGGTTAAAAGAAGTGCTTACTGAGCAAGGTGCGGAGGTTATGGTGCCTGCAATGCCTGAGTCATTGGCACCGATACCTGAAATGTGGGCTAAGATGTTGACTGATGTAATACCAAAGGCAGATGATGATACAATTTTTATTGGTCATAGCCTCGGTTGTGTCACGTTATTACGGCATTTAGAAGCGATAAGTTCTACGGCTGACCGAATTGGAGGGTATATTTTGGTTTCTGGGTTTGATTCTCCGCTGGAGAGTTTGCCAAAATTAAATATTTTTACAGCCGAACCATTGAGCTATGCATTCTTGCGTGAAGTGACGGAACATCGTATTTCAATCATTTCTTCCAACGATTATATTGTTTCTCCGCAATCTTCTCATGCTCTGGCTAATTCATTGCAAACCAAAATCATTAATGTCGATAATGCTGGGCACTTTCTTGATAGAGAGGGTTTTACTCGTCTCTTACCTGTCTATGATGCTTTAAAAACCATCGTTTCAGGATGA
- a CDS encoding NADAR family protein, with product MTRLFNDSATLEKIINAKNPGAAKAYGREVCGFNQSIWDDHQLAIVIEGNLAKFSQNNALAEFLLNTADKILVEASPVDRIWGIGLAEDFANIENPLTWNGLNLLGFSLMAVREELKI from the coding sequence ATGACCCGTTTATTTAATGATTCTGCAACACTGGAAAAAATTATCAATGCTAAAAACCCAGGTGCAGCAAAAGCGTATGGGCGCGAAGTTTGTGGGTTTAACCAATCGATTTGGGATGATCATCAATTGGCAATCGTGATTGAAGGTAATCTGGCAAAATTTTCTCAAAATAACGCTTTGGCAGAGTTTTTATTGAATACGGCAGATAAAATACTGGTCGAAGCGAGTCCTGTTGATCGTATTTGGGGTATCGGGCTGGCAGAAGATTTTGCCAATATTGAGAATCCGTTGACGTGGAATGGTTTGAATTTATTAGGATTTTCTTTGATGGCTGTACGTGAGGAATTAAAAATATAA
- a CDS encoding IS1 family transposase (programmed frameshift), whose protein sequence is MAKVDVYCRYCHKSEQVKGHGKGNGGHPRYRCYSCCKVFQLAYTYQACKPGVKEQIVDIAMNNGGIRDTARILKVATATVMKTLKNLRPRNVTTLPLAECGIQIVCEIDEQWSFVGNKKNQRWLWYAWEPRLKRIVAHVFGDRSRKTLDKLLTLLSSFTIRFYCTDDYVVYDPLPEEEHLTGKAFTQRIERTNLTHRTRIKRLNRKTIGYSKSEEMHDKVIGTFIEREHYF, encoded by the exons ATGGCCAAAGTTGATGTCTATTGCCGTTATTGCCACAAATCAGAACAGGTCAAAGGACATGGGAAAGGAAATGGCGGACATCCTCGTTATCGCTGTTATAGCTGCTGTAAGGTCTTTCAGTTGGCGTATACCTATCAGGCCTGCAAACCCGGCGTTAAAGAACAGATTGTCGATATCGCGATGAATAACGGGGGAATTCGTGACACCGCTCGGATCCTGAAAGTCGCCACCGCCACCGTCATGAAAACATTAAAAA ACCTCAGACCCCGAAACGTAACGACACTTCCCCTTGCGGAATGTGGCATCCAGATTGTCTGTGAAATCGACGAGCAATGGTCGTTTGTCGGCAATAAGAAAAACCAACGCTGGCTTTGGTATGCTTGGGAACCCCGCCTGAAGCGAATAGTGGCTCATGTTTTTGGCGATCGCAGTCGAAAAACGTTAGACAAGCTGCTTACCCTCTTATCTTCCTTTACTATTCGGTTTTACTGCACGGATGACTATGTTGTTTATGACCCACTTCCCGAGGAAGAGCACTTGACTGGAAAGGCGTTTACTCAGCGTATAGAGAGAACGAATTTAACGCATCGTACCCGAATCAAAAGGCTGAATAGAAAAACCATTGGGTATTCAAAATCGGAAGAAATGCACGATAAAGTGATAGGAACCTTTATTGAACGTGAACATTATTTTTAA
- a CDS encoding DUF2335 domain-containing protein — protein MSSNIYHYFRAIGSILDIMPANDYREILDSDLSDRNSSESQVISCCSEPLPSPDVLKNYESILSGCAERIFSFREQEQHFRHDNQKKALDSMITKDRRGQWMGFSIAMFILTIATVFAFKGEMLFAGTLITIDLVGLAAVFAIGRKSNIK, from the coding sequence ATGAGTTCTAACATTTATCATTATTTTAGAGCGATAGGGAGTATTCTTGACATTATGCCCGCAAACGATTATCGCGAGATCTTGGATTCTGATTTATCAGATAGAAATTCCTCGGAAAGTCAGGTGATTTCTTGTTGTTCTGAACCGCTTCCATCCCCTGATGTGTTGAAGAACTATGAGTCAATCCTGTCTGGTTGTGCAGAAAGAATATTCTCTTTCAGAGAACAAGAGCAGCACTTCCGGCATGATAATCAAAAAAAGGCACTTGATAGCATGATCACAAAGGATAGAAGGGGGCAGTGGATGGGATTTTCCATTGCGATGTTTATCTTAACCATAGCGACTGTTTTTGCGTTCAAGGGTGAAATGTTATTTGCAGGAACGCTAATTACTATTGATCTGGTTGGGCTGGCAGCCGTGTTTGCCATAGGGCGTAAATCAAACATCAAATGA
- a CDS encoding Cro/CI family transcriptional regulator has protein sequence MEKILLSEYVKKNGQVKAASLVGVHQTAISKALRAGRKIFLIRQEDGSYKAEECRPFPSQK, from the coding sequence ATGGAAAAAATTTTATTATCAGAATATGTGAAGAAAAATGGCCAAGTGAAAGCTGCAAGTCTGGTCGGTGTTCATCAAACCGCTATAAGTAAGGCGTTGCGAGCGGGTCGTAAAATATTTTTGATCCGTCAGGAAGATGGCAGTTACAAAGCCGAAGAATGCCGGCCATTTCCCAGTCAGAAATAG